Proteins co-encoded in one Rhodopirellula bahusiensis genomic window:
- a CDS encoding DNA glycosylase AlkZ-like family protein yields MPSLDQFRKRVLNDSLFSPCGLADAMKRLGFVQADPIRCPARAQDLILRHRVKNYRAGDLERSYPDLDLEECYLYAYGFLSKDLWRVVHPKAAKALTDEHRETLDVIRQHGPMHSRELETHVGGERVQNYWGGVSRSAKMAMESLHNRGALRVSNRNNGIRIYEVAEEFQSALSCEERLQELMLVTLQAMGATTRRFLLSELSHFKYLVESIADRRSCLQGLVDAGRVRVDIIDEVEYMSLDSGKKRQRNADVVRILAPFDPIVRDRTRFEHFWNWTYRFEAYTPKSKRKLGYYAMPVLWRDQIVGWANAVVEEGRLKVDFGYTGRRPRERAFREAATLEVGHLAKFLRLGERDHEISHG; encoded by the coding sequence ATGCCGTCCCTCGATCAATTTCGAAAACGAGTGCTGAATGACAGCCTGTTTTCACCCTGCGGGTTGGCCGATGCAATGAAGCGACTCGGTTTCGTACAAGCTGATCCGATTCGCTGTCCGGCTCGTGCCCAAGATCTGATCTTGCGTCACCGAGTCAAAAACTATCGAGCGGGAGATCTCGAACGCAGCTACCCCGATCTCGATTTGGAAGAGTGCTACTTGTACGCCTACGGGTTCCTCTCCAAAGATCTTTGGCGGGTTGTCCACCCCAAGGCGGCCAAGGCACTGACCGATGAACATCGCGAAACGCTCGATGTGATTCGGCAGCACGGCCCAATGCACTCCCGGGAGCTGGAGACGCACGTTGGTGGCGAACGGGTGCAGAACTACTGGGGTGGCGTATCGAGATCAGCCAAGATGGCGATGGAATCACTGCACAACCGTGGTGCTCTGCGCGTCTCGAACCGGAACAACGGCATCCGAATTTACGAAGTGGCAGAAGAATTCCAATCAGCATTGTCATGCGAAGAACGATTGCAGGAACTGATGCTCGTCACTTTGCAGGCGATGGGAGCAACGACTCGCCGCTTTCTGTTGAGCGAATTGTCCCACTTCAAATATCTTGTCGAGAGTATCGCGGATCGACGATCGTGTTTGCAAGGATTGGTCGACGCTGGTCGAGTCAGAGTGGACATCATTGACGAGGTCGAATACATGTCTCTCGACTCAGGAAAAAAACGACAGCGGAACGCGGATGTCGTGCGGATCTTGGCACCGTTTGATCCGATTGTGCGAGACCGAACTCGGTTTGAACACTTTTGGAATTGGACTTATCGCTTCGAAGCCTACACGCCGAAGTCGAAACGGAAACTTGGGTACTACGCCATGCCGGTGCTGTGGCGAGACCAGATCGTTGGATGGGCGAACGCGGTCGTCGAGGAGGGCCGGCTGAAAGTGGACTTCGGGTACACGGGGCGTCGTCCCCGAGAACGAGCCTTCCGCGAAGCCGCAACTTTGGAGGTGGGGCATCTGGCCAAGTTCCTGCGTCTCGGGGAACGTGACCATGAGATTTCACATGGCTGA
- a CDS encoding 3-keto-disaccharide hydrolase, whose translation MSFRKFLATPTPRVFTGLLTLCLTVSLTPQTVSAQEKDPVAAKKSDDSKSEGKPAQEKAEKKAEDASKDVKAAEKKNDKPADSKADESNEKEMTDKAADAPKQEATEESKEQPSEPKPDPTWVEKGVWTLPPTDGPAAVDFQLIGEYAGDVSIATEKKTDDSDASKPSIKQRYGIQIRAIGSGEFEALAYEGGLPGDEKFDEATQLRLIGRRNGETLVLSGGPWALFAGPEKCRLINFEGDSLGELPRVIRTSPTMGAQPPKEALVLFDGKNTDQFSKARIADEGLLAQGANVKWLLNDFDLHLEFRIPHMPGKQGQQRGNSGVYLQSRYECQVLDSFGTDRVFNGLGALYRFKPPRLNMAFPPLTWQTYDIRFTAARFGADGKKLRPAHVTSWVNGVKVQDNVALPGPTGAGKAEEALPLPTLLQDHSDPVRFRNVWVLDRGIAASDSFPPKN comes from the coding sequence ATGTCATTTCGCAAATTTCTCGCGACCCCAACCCCACGCGTTTTCACGGGTTTGCTCACGCTGTGCCTGACGGTGTCGCTGACGCCACAGACAGTGTCGGCACAAGAAAAGGACCCCGTCGCCGCCAAGAAGTCGGACGACTCCAAATCCGAGGGCAAACCGGCCCAGGAAAAGGCCGAAAAGAAGGCTGAGGACGCCTCCAAAGATGTGAAGGCGGCGGAGAAAAAAAATGACAAACCAGCCGATTCGAAGGCGGACGAGTCGAATGAAAAGGAGATGACCGACAAAGCGGCAGACGCCCCAAAACAAGAGGCGACGGAAGAATCCAAAGAACAACCGTCCGAGCCCAAACCAGATCCGACCTGGGTCGAGAAGGGTGTCTGGACCTTGCCACCGACCGACGGCCCCGCCGCAGTCGACTTCCAGTTGATCGGTGAATACGCTGGCGACGTTTCGATTGCAACCGAAAAGAAAACCGACGACTCAGACGCTTCCAAGCCATCCATCAAGCAAAGATATGGAATTCAAATCCGCGCCATTGGCTCGGGTGAGTTCGAAGCCCTCGCCTACGAAGGTGGACTTCCTGGCGATGAGAAATTCGACGAGGCGACCCAGCTTCGGCTGATCGGCCGCCGCAACGGAGAGACGCTGGTTCTGTCCGGTGGACCATGGGCATTGTTTGCCGGTCCTGAAAAGTGCCGCTTGATCAACTTCGAAGGGGACTCGCTCGGCGAACTTCCTCGCGTGATTCGCACCAGCCCCACGATGGGCGCTCAGCCACCCAAAGAAGCACTCGTGCTTTTCGATGGCAAGAACACCGACCAGTTTTCCAAGGCCCGGATCGCCGACGAAGGTTTGCTCGCCCAAGGTGCCAACGTCAAATGGTTGCTCAACGATTTTGACCTGCACTTGGAATTTCGAATCCCGCACATGCCCGGCAAACAAGGCCAGCAACGAGGCAACAGCGGTGTGTATCTGCAAAGCCGTTACGAATGCCAAGTCCTGGACTCGTTCGGCACCGACCGAGTGTTCAATGGCCTGGGAGCCCTTTATCGTTTCAAGCCACCACGTTTGAACATGGCTTTCCCACCACTCACCTGGCAAACCTATGACATCCGCTTCACCGCTGCACGGTTCGGCGCCGACGGCAAGAAACTGCGTCCCGCTCACGTGACCTCGTGGGTCAACGGCGTGAAGGTCCAAGACAACGTCGCATTGCCAGGACCAACCGGAGCCGGCAAAGCCGAGGAAGCTCTTCCATTGCCGACTCTGTTGCAAGATCACTCCGACCCCGTCCGATTCCGCAACGTTTGGGTACTGGACCGAGGGATCGCAGCAAGCGACTCGTTCCCTCCCAAAAATTGA
- the uvrA gene encoding excinuclease ABC subunit UvrA: MGQTQSSTTKTRVTRQPISVRGCRVHNLRDVDVDIPRGELVVICGLSGSGKTSLALDTLYAEGQRSYIESFSAYTRQYLNQLDKPDCDSISGIPPAIAVTRASAVKTNRSTVATSTEIAEHLRLLFARASELVCYQCGQPVVIDSPQSVAAQLSDPAAKVQRAIVGFELWLPNRKSASEILLGLQQEGFVRLILKGETFQLSDEDRSKMAKRIGSKGVTATVVVDRLSSSSEMSRWTESLETAMTEGNGRAVVLFQSDAEDRFAGLPTQSIDGREMLQRVASDRHRCDHCDIEYPDPVPRAFNFNHPMGACPECEGFGDVIGIDMDRIVPDKSKSIREGAIAPWNAPSYQHELEELLALADDYDLPVDVPFSKLKKKHLKLIHEGVRERKFGGLDGFFAWLDRKKYKMHIRVFASRYRSYRTCPACGGDRLKPESLAYKVGGRNISEMLAMRCDELDQFLTDWFGDDASSDNEADVLHDDVVREKLVGYQTQAELLIADQQRRHTIASEPVRQIRDRLRYLDQVGLGYLQLNRTLRTLSGGETQRIALTLALGSTLVGMLYVLDEPTAGLHPVDVEQLVDAITQLRDRGNTVVTVEHNDTLIQLADRVIEIGPGAGVGGGLVTFEGTPKQLMKAKDSLTGRYLGKNRKKSIQLDLTDGRTPTGSLVLNGASGHNLRDIDVEFPLGCMTVVTGRSGSGKSSLIHDTLFGAVSIRLAERRGEVPSADIVANTLPYRTLRGEQAIDDCLLVDQSPISRSPRSCPVTFAKAFDPIRQAFAGTVDAKIRNFKPGHFSFNSSAGQCAACEGAGVQTIDMQFLADVSMRCGECRGRRYRDEVLQVRYRDRTIADVLEMTVREASEFFREMPKVQNKLKRLIDVGLDYVALGQPATTLSSGEAQRLKLAAFLAGSSKRRTLFLMDEPTTGLHFDDITRLLKCFDALIDEGHSLVVIEHHPMLMAAADQIIEVGPGAAEEGGQIVASGTRDEVASVNDSLTGQVLRQML; this comes from the coding sequence ATGGGACAAACGCAAAGTTCGACAACAAAGACCCGAGTGACACGACAACCGATCTCGGTTCGTGGATGCCGAGTTCACAACTTGCGTGACGTCGATGTCGACATCCCTCGCGGGGAATTGGTCGTGATTTGCGGACTGTCCGGCAGTGGAAAGACGTCGTTGGCGCTGGACACGCTGTATGCCGAGGGTCAGCGCAGCTACATCGAGAGTTTCTCAGCGTACACGCGGCAGTATCTCAACCAGCTCGACAAGCCCGATTGCGACAGCATTTCGGGGATTCCGCCCGCGATCGCGGTGACTCGGGCGTCGGCGGTGAAGACGAACCGCAGCACCGTGGCAACGTCGACCGAGATCGCGGAACACCTGCGTTTGCTGTTCGCCCGTGCATCGGAATTGGTGTGCTACCAGTGTGGGCAGCCGGTCGTGATCGACAGCCCACAAAGTGTTGCGGCACAACTAAGTGATCCAGCAGCAAAGGTTCAGCGGGCGATCGTGGGTTTCGAACTCTGGTTGCCGAATCGGAAATCCGCTTCGGAGATCTTGCTCGGCCTGCAACAGGAAGGTTTCGTGCGTTTGATCCTCAAGGGGGAAACGTTTCAGTTGTCCGACGAAGACCGCAGCAAGATGGCCAAGCGGATTGGATCGAAGGGAGTGACGGCGACGGTGGTCGTTGACCGGCTTTCCTCCTCGTCGGAAATGTCTCGCTGGACTGAGTCCTTGGAAACCGCGATGACCGAAGGCAACGGGCGTGCGGTCGTGTTGTTCCAGTCCGATGCGGAAGATCGGTTCGCCGGGTTGCCGACCCAATCGATCGACGGACGGGAGATGTTGCAACGAGTCGCCAGCGATCGGCATCGCTGCGATCACTGTGACATTGAGTATCCCGATCCAGTCCCACGAGCATTCAACTTCAATCATCCGATGGGGGCGTGTCCGGAGTGTGAAGGGTTCGGTGATGTGATCGGAATCGACATGGACCGGATTGTTCCAGACAAATCCAAGTCGATTCGCGAAGGTGCGATTGCTCCTTGGAATGCGCCTTCGTATCAGCATGAATTGGAAGAGTTGTTGGCGCTCGCGGATGATTACGATTTGCCGGTCGATGTTCCGTTTTCAAAATTGAAAAAGAAGCATCTGAAGCTGATTCACGAAGGCGTCCGCGAACGCAAGTTTGGTGGGCTGGATGGCTTTTTTGCTTGGTTGGATCGCAAGAAGTACAAGATGCACATTCGTGTGTTTGCATCGCGTTACCGAAGCTATCGGACTTGCCCGGCCTGCGGTGGCGATCGGTTGAAGCCTGAATCGTTGGCTTACAAAGTCGGCGGACGCAACATCTCTGAAATGCTGGCGATGCGGTGTGATGAGCTAGATCAATTTTTGACGGATTGGTTTGGCGACGATGCATCCAGCGATAACGAAGCGGACGTTTTGCATGACGATGTGGTTCGCGAAAAATTGGTTGGGTACCAGACGCAGGCGGAGTTGTTGATTGCGGATCAGCAGCGTCGGCACACGATCGCCAGCGAACCAGTCCGGCAAATTCGCGATCGGTTGCGCTACTTGGATCAAGTTGGGCTGGGGTACCTGCAGCTCAACCGTACGCTTCGCACGTTGTCCGGCGGTGAGACCCAGCGAATCGCGTTGACGTTGGCTTTGGGCAGCACGTTGGTTGGCATGTTGTATGTGCTCGATGAACCAACGGCTGGTTTGCATCCGGTCGATGTGGAGCAATTGGTCGACGCGATCACACAGCTTCGAGACCGTGGCAACACCGTCGTCACGGTGGAGCACAACGACACCTTGATTCAACTCGCCGACCGCGTGATTGAGATCGGACCTGGGGCGGGCGTTGGCGGCGGCTTGGTGACGTTTGAAGGCACGCCCAAACAGTTGATGAAGGCCAAAGATAGTTTGACGGGGCGGTATCTCGGCAAGAATCGAAAGAAGTCGATTCAGTTGGATTTGACGGATGGCCGGACACCGACAGGCTCGTTGGTTTTGAATGGAGCGAGCGGGCACAACCTTCGTGATATTGACGTGGAGTTTCCGCTTGGATGCATGACCGTCGTCACGGGACGATCGGGCAGCGGGAAGAGTTCGCTGATTCATGACACGTTGTTCGGCGCCGTGTCGATTCGGTTGGCTGAGCGTCGCGGCGAAGTGCCGTCCGCCGACATCGTCGCCAACACGCTTCCGTATCGAACGTTGCGAGGCGAGCAAGCGATTGACGATTGTTTGTTGGTCGATCAGTCGCCGATCAGCCGCAGTCCTCGAAGTTGCCCGGTCACGTTTGCGAAAGCGTTTGATCCGATTCGGCAAGCGTTCGCCGGAACGGTTGACGCTAAGATTCGCAATTTCAAACCGGGACACTTCAGTTTCAATTCTTCGGCGGGGCAATGTGCGGCGTGCGAGGGAGCGGGCGTGCAAACGATCGACATGCAGTTTCTCGCGGATGTCTCGATGCGATGTGGCGAGTGTCGCGGGCGGCGATACCGCGACGAAGTCTTGCAGGTTCGCTATCGAGATCGCACGATCGCCGATGTGTTGGAAATGACCGTTCGCGAGGCCTCTGAGTTCTTTCGCGAAATGCCGAAGGTGCAGAACAAGCTCAAACGATTGATCGACGTGGGGCTGGATTATGTCGCGTTGGGGCAACCAGCGACCACGCTTTCCAGCGGTGAGGCCCAGCGATTGAAGTTGGCCGCGTTCCTGGCGGGATCGAGCAAGCGGCGGACGTTGTTCTTGATGGACGAGCCCACGACCGGATTGCATTTCGACGACATCACGCGACTGCTGAAGTGCTTTGACGCGTTGATCGACGAAGGGCACTCGTTGGTCGTGATCGAGCACCATCCGATGCTGATGGCCGCCGCGGATCAGATTATCGAAGTCGGTCCTGGTGCCGCAGAAGAGGGTGGGCAGATCGTGGCCAGTGGGACTCGTGATGAAGTCGCGTCGGTCAACGATAGTTTGACGGGACAGGTCTTGCGGCAGATGCTTTGA
- the hisG gene encoding ATP phosphoribosyltransferase: protein MTTLAPLGSGSDPENFLRLGIPSKGRLSELATGLLNQAGLSFRRQNRGLFARVSGLPIDLIFLRTDDIPTLCAEGAIDMGITGSDLVEEAGANVEQRMAFGVGRCRLAFCVPDDEDYTDAAQLDGKRIATSFPHVTEQYLATKNAKAHLVSLSGSVEAMIRLGVADAIVDLVETGSTLAANRLRILEEIGHYETVLIQNGTHRRKEVADRLVSRLEGVVLARDYSLVEYNIPRSQLAEAEKITPGFNSPTINSLEDKDWCAIQVMVRRGEVVEVMERLKEIGASGIFEMTINNCRL from the coding sequence ATGACGACTTTGGCCCCCCTCGGAAGCGGCTCTGACCCCGAAAATTTTTTGCGTTTGGGGATTCCCAGCAAAGGCCGACTCAGCGAACTGGCCACCGGACTGCTGAACCAAGCAGGATTGAGCTTTCGCCGTCAAAATCGAGGCCTGTTCGCTCGAGTCAGCGGGCTGCCAATCGATCTGATCTTTTTGCGAACCGATGATATCCCAACGCTATGTGCCGAAGGTGCCATCGACATGGGGATCACCGGCAGTGACCTGGTCGAAGAAGCCGGGGCCAACGTCGAACAACGCATGGCGTTTGGTGTCGGCCGATGCCGACTGGCGTTCTGCGTCCCCGATGACGAAGACTACACCGACGCGGCACAGCTCGACGGCAAACGAATCGCGACCAGCTTCCCGCACGTCACAGAGCAATACCTCGCCACCAAAAACGCGAAAGCACATCTGGTGTCGTTGTCCGGCAGCGTCGAAGCGATGATTCGTCTTGGCGTCGCGGACGCGATCGTCGACTTGGTCGAAACCGGCAGCACTCTGGCCGCCAACCGCTTGCGGATCCTGGAAGAAATCGGCCACTACGAAACCGTGCTGATTCAAAACGGAACGCATCGCCGCAAAGAAGTTGCCGACCGTTTGGTTTCGCGACTCGAAGGCGTGGTCCTCGCTCGAGACTACTCCCTGGTCGAATACAACATCCCGCGATCGCAACTTGCCGAAGCGGAAAAGATCACCCCCGGTTTCAACTCGCCGACCATCAACTCGCTCGAAGACAAAGACTGGTGTGCGATCCAGGTCATGGTCCGACGCGGCGAAGTCGTCGAAGTCATGGAACGCCTCAAGGAAATCGGCGCGTCCGGCATCTTCGAAATGACGATCAATAATTGTCGTTTGTAG
- the hisE gene encoding phosphoribosyl-ATP diphosphatase, translated as MPESLLPLDRLMATLRTRAAERPEGSYTTKLMNGGAEAIGRKIREEAEELIEAADEPDEAGRQHAIYEAGDLIYHAMVLMAWRGIELDEVAAELARREGTSGLVEKASRPAKKDSDAADS; from the coding sequence ATGCCCGAATCGTTGCTTCCCCTGGATCGTCTGATGGCCACCCTGCGGACTCGTGCCGCGGAGCGTCCCGAGGGCTCCTACACGACCAAGTTGATGAACGGTGGTGCGGAGGCGATCGGTCGAAAAATTCGTGAAGAAGCCGAGGAGCTGATCGAAGCCGCCGATGAACCCGACGAAGCCGGCCGCCAACATGCCATCTACGAAGCCGGCGACCTGATCTATCACGCGATGGTCCTGATGGCATGGCGAGGAATCGAACTGGATGAAGTCGCCGCCGAACTGGCTCGTCGAGAAGGCACGTCCGGCTTGGTCGAAAAAGCCTCCCGGCCCGCAAAAAAGGACTCGGACGCCGCCGATTCGTGA
- a CDS encoding protein kinase domain-containing protein: MTVLPDDPSSNAEDIFLDAIDLPAADREAYLRQRCDGDAELLRKVRNLIAADEAAQDDEFLRSKFMPASPLMQAFGDDQQNDSGDIPEEYAAFSESARFQILSRHDEGGLGEVLVAHDRQLDREVAIKQIRPQWNGHEEANARFLREAEITGRLEHPGIVPVYAMGTWKDGRPFYAMRFIEGQTLRQVIREYRDSLKDESRHANSSNDGEQARSLRTILNRFVDVCNTIEYAHSRRIIHRDIKPANIMVGPYGETLVVDWGLAKQLDDGSEIAVADKFDAKPDASTKGESDSSHTRAGGTVGTPQYMSPEQANGDVSLVGCQTDVYLLGATLYQILTGSAPHQDDSVSQILQRVRQEEVTPPRRRDASVSEPLQAICLKAMAKKPADRYPSVAALAADVERWLGDEPVSVFSDPLAVRIGRWGRKHRTLATSGAVAALLLMIGSIAGAAVWSYQSSQRLKVERERNQKELELTIANAKRLNEIRNSVDSDWQVAASEIEFGRYESALGILQRASKTLEEEPEFSQDRDRIVAKAERMQQLVSFYDLSEQAEEFGIMSRDTQGIMAASNALKALGIWEQRDWWNYLPNEDLSADQKDRLLWDTYQQWIILDGMLVKTIGTRLFGVMKHSDGDSDSSERLWKAWTAMQTKAGIAEAQAAKVVSERVELFRQSEAVRWYRGIANFRLGDGKWVKGEELGTARNAADAQKIGIMCLLSAMDPSFRVVFKDYKNLDAVEGGRQLFQRSASLRPNHYWTQLTLGHLQYFSAIQQPELTWQSYSLAIQTFGRCIAINPDNCFGYADRAALYRMQADLLRDDESVDPSIREERIEDLLLWSMQDAENAFRLGEKQPWVGWVYGMTLSAIDQNELAVDVLLETCRQSLALVPVVDSALIAAEDLRGRSDAIQFAEQMTERHKDQPVYPLLLASIHLTRQQNDVAEVVLGELFESGQVHRLSPPLLAHALAARGIIHLSAERLELAAEDFEKANQLDPHHLWAAYGIAACKDRSGEYEEALGLYKLASKLAKLSEHQAACLLGIGRTQAYLRSYPEAAESVQAALETQPGCEVLGAVRPLYDRLKEWSKTSRPKEEMRLLSDWIKEINKLPRATKVLIADGETPKPYQASLLNGGFEQGGWNYWSNDRGIAWINDPGYRSLASVTSSQAHTGEHSIRIVGDRPLSGEDATQADGETIPKGGRTKQVFPIPENSRCVVSVWAKAKDLDEDAVQLIVDGSQVPVTLDLAEGTYDWQKFESEIYFGRSPDPTLTSIPMEVQIVSAGEGEAWLDDLTVTVFDAD, from the coding sequence GTGACCGTTTTGCCAGATGACCCGTCATCCAACGCAGAAGACATTTTTTTGGACGCCATCGATCTGCCCGCAGCGGATCGAGAGGCTTATCTGCGGCAGCGGTGCGATGGAGATGCGGAGTTGTTGCGCAAAGTTCGCAACCTAATCGCGGCAGACGAAGCGGCTCAGGATGACGAGTTCTTGAGGTCCAAGTTCATGCCGGCGTCGCCATTGATGCAGGCGTTCGGGGACGACCAGCAGAACGACTCCGGCGACATCCCCGAAGAATACGCCGCCTTCAGCGAGTCCGCTCGTTTCCAAATCCTTTCGCGTCACGATGAAGGTGGATTGGGCGAAGTCTTGGTCGCGCACGACCGGCAGCTCGACCGGGAGGTCGCGATCAAGCAAATCCGGCCGCAATGGAACGGGCACGAAGAAGCCAACGCACGCTTTCTTCGCGAAGCCGAGATCACTGGCCGGTTGGAACATCCCGGGATCGTTCCCGTCTATGCCATGGGGACTTGGAAGGATGGACGGCCGTTTTATGCGATGCGTTTCATCGAAGGACAAACGCTGCGGCAAGTGATTCGCGAATACCGTGATTCATTGAAAGACGAATCGAGGCACGCTAATTCTTCAAACGATGGCGAGCAGGCTCGTTCACTGCGGACGATCCTGAATCGTTTCGTCGATGTTTGCAACACGATCGAATACGCACACAGTCGGCGGATCATCCATCGCGACATCAAACCCGCCAACATCATGGTCGGTCCATACGGCGAGACGCTGGTGGTGGATTGGGGACTGGCGAAGCAGCTCGATGATGGTTCGGAGATTGCGGTCGCTGATAAATTCGATGCGAAACCAGACGCTTCCACGAAAGGCGAAAGCGATTCCAGCCACACGCGAGCGGGCGGGACCGTGGGCACGCCGCAGTACATGAGTCCGGAGCAAGCGAACGGAGATGTTTCACTGGTTGGATGCCAAACCGATGTGTATCTGCTGGGGGCGACGCTGTATCAAATCTTGACGGGATCGGCGCCTCATCAAGACGATTCTGTTAGCCAGATTCTCCAGCGTGTTCGCCAAGAAGAGGTCACACCGCCACGTCGCCGCGATGCGAGTGTTTCAGAACCTTTGCAAGCGATTTGTTTGAAAGCGATGGCGAAGAAGCCCGCGGATCGTTACCCGAGCGTGGCCGCGTTGGCGGCCGACGTGGAACGTTGGTTGGGCGACGAACCCGTGTCGGTATTCAGTGATCCGTTGGCGGTGCGGATTGGACGTTGGGGGCGAAAGCATCGAACGCTGGCGACCAGCGGCGCGGTCGCTGCGCTGTTGTTGATGATCGGCTCCATCGCCGGAGCGGCGGTTTGGAGTTACCAAAGTTCGCAACGTCTGAAGGTTGAACGCGAACGCAATCAAAAGGAATTGGAACTCACCATCGCGAATGCAAAGCGGTTGAACGAGATTCGTAATTCGGTGGACTCCGATTGGCAGGTCGCGGCCAGCGAAATCGAATTCGGACGCTATGAATCAGCGCTGGGCATTCTGCAGCGGGCATCCAAAACGTTGGAGGAAGAACCCGAGTTCAGCCAGGATCGCGATCGGATCGTCGCCAAGGCGGAACGCATGCAGCAGTTGGTTTCGTTCTACGATTTGTCGGAACAAGCCGAAGAGTTTGGGATCATGAGCCGTGACACACAGGGAATCATGGCGGCCTCGAACGCGCTGAAGGCTCTCGGTATTTGGGAGCAACGCGATTGGTGGAACTACCTGCCCAACGAGGATCTGTCAGCCGATCAAAAGGATCGGTTGCTTTGGGACACCTACCAACAATGGATCATCTTGGACGGGATGTTGGTCAAGACGATTGGGACTCGATTGTTCGGGGTGATGAAGCATTCCGATGGTGATTCGGATTCGAGCGAGCGTTTGTGGAAGGCCTGGACGGCGATGCAGACCAAAGCCGGCATCGCAGAAGCTCAGGCGGCCAAGGTCGTGAGCGAACGAGTCGAACTGTTTCGGCAATCGGAGGCGGTGCGCTGGTACCGCGGGATCGCGAATTTCCGTTTGGGCGATGGCAAATGGGTCAAAGGCGAAGAGCTGGGGACGGCTCGCAACGCGGCTGATGCGCAAAAGATCGGCATCATGTGTTTGCTGTCCGCCATGGATCCATCGTTCCGAGTGGTGTTCAAAGATTACAAAAACCTCGACGCCGTCGAAGGTGGACGCCAGTTGTTCCAGCGTTCGGCGTCACTGCGTCCGAACCACTATTGGACGCAGCTCACTCTCGGCCATCTCCAGTACTTCTCCGCGATCCAACAGCCTGAACTGACTTGGCAGAGCTATTCGTTGGCCATTCAAACCTTTGGGCGATGCATCGCGATCAATCCAGACAACTGCTTTGGCTACGCCGACCGTGCTGCTTTGTATCGGATGCAGGCGGATCTGTTGCGAGACGATGAGTCGGTCGATCCGTCCATCCGCGAAGAACGGATCGAAGACCTTTTGTTGTGGAGCATGCAAGATGCGGAAAACGCATTCCGGCTGGGCGAAAAACAACCTTGGGTCGGATGGGTCTACGGCATGACCCTTTCCGCGATCGATCAAAACGAACTTGCCGTTGACGTGTTGCTGGAAACATGTCGGCAGTCGTTGGCTTTGGTGCCGGTGGTGGATTCCGCTTTGATTGCCGCGGAAGATTTGCGAGGACGATCCGATGCGATTCAGTTCGCAGAGCAAATGACGGAGCGGCATAAGGATCAGCCCGTTTACCCGTTGCTACTGGCATCCATTCATCTGACACGCCAGCAGAATGATGTGGCTGAAGTGGTGTTGGGCGAACTCTTTGAATCGGGACAAGTCCATCGGTTGTCGCCGCCCTTACTGGCTCACGCGTTGGCGGCTCGCGGGATCATTCATTTGTCTGCCGAACGATTGGAACTCGCGGCGGAAGATTTTGAGAAAGCCAATCAGTTGGATCCGCATCACTTGTGGGCGGCCTACGGAATCGCTGCCTGCAAGGATCGTTCGGGTGAGTACGAAGAAGCTCTCGGGCTCTACAAGCTGGCATCGAAGCTTGCAAAGCTGAGTGAACACCAGGCGGCATGTTTGTTGGGCATTGGGCGGACGCAAGCCTATCTGCGGAGCTATCCCGAAGCGGCCGAATCGGTTCAAGCGGCTTTGGAAACGCAGCCCGGTTGCGAAGTGCTCGGCGCGGTGCGGCCGTTGTATGACCGGCTGAAGGAATGGTCAAAGACGTCGCGGCCAAAGGAGGAGATGCGGCTGTTGTCGGACTGGATCAAAGAAATCAACAAACTGCCGCGAGCGACGAAGGTGCTGATTGCGGACGGTGAGACGCCAAAGCCTTACCAAGCATCGCTGCTCAATGGTGGCTTTGAGCAAGGCGGATGGAACTACTGGTCCAACGATCGAGGCATCGCGTGGATCAACGATCCGGGATATCGGTCATTGGCCAGCGTCACGTCGTCTCAAGCTCACACGGGTGAGCATTCGATCCGGATCGTGGGTGATCGACCGTTATCGGGTGAAGATGCGACGCAGGCTGACGGCGAAACAATTCCAAAGGGTGGGCGGACCAAACAGGTTTTCCCGATTCCCGAAAATTCGCGGTGTGTTGTCTCGGTTTGGGCCAAGGCAAAAGATCTGGACGAAGACGCTGTGCAATTGATCGTCGATGGATCGCAGGTCCCAGTGACTTTGGATTTGGCCGAGGGAACTTACGATTGGCAGAAATTCGAGAGCGAAATCTACTTCGGTCGCTCGCCGGATCCAACGCTGACCAGCATCCCGATGGAGGTTCAGATTGTCTCGGCCGGCGAGGGCGAAGCGTGGTTGGATGATTTGACGGTGACGGTGTTCGACGCGGATTGA